ATTTGGCAGTCTTCCTCTCCTAATACGCAAACCAtacaacatttatttttgttgctagTTTAAGGCCTAGACTTTCAGTGCAGCCGCCTCTGGCAGTAGTAGTACAGAATTAGCATTCACTGAGAATAGAAATGCATGTTCTTAGGTCCTGGCAATCTTTTAAGGCTTTCCAGAGTAATTCAGATGTATGGTGCATTTTGAGATGGCCTCCTTAGAGAGCAGAATTCTTGCTTGGCCTGAGTGGCTTTGCTCTTTTTTTGTAAGAAGGTAGAGTTTATCtgatgtttttagtgcttttcctcATGCCAGCTCCTGAGTATAGAGTTCATTCTCTTCAGATGCCAGCTGTTCACCTTGTCTCATTCAGAcagcttttggtttgttttatttccagACAGCTTTTGAAATGCAGTTTTCTTCATGATGTTCACAGGAGGTGAAAAtgtcctttttacttttttttttttaatagcctaAAATGAATGTCTGCTCTGTAAATACATAttgaaaatttagttttatttgtaCTCTTACCTCCTAGTATAGACTTAAGCGTGAATTTTACTTTCAGTTTTGTGTATTTGTTGCCTGTCAGATTTAGATAATCAAATATTAGAGAATAtgagatttttgtatttttaactgtGAAAATGAATTAGTGAATATTTGATTCCCTGGCACATTCAATcacatattatcttatttaacacACTGTTGACAATACACAATATTCAATAATATTGAATATTCATTCAATAATAAATGCTAATCTTTCTAGTTATGTTCTGgaaatgagttttatttatttatatatttatttattttatttatttattttttggaaatgaGTTTTAAATTCCTTCTTTATTCCAGATCCCTTTAAGATGCACCATGATGACGGCCTAGAAGATCTGCTCTTTCTCCCCAGTGGAACAACCAATACTTCAGCATTTGTAGAACAAAATGATTCCCTAAAAGACAGTTATGGTATGATTTCTCTAACTGGATTTATTTCTTAACTGCAAACAATTAATGTGGGCCTTTCATTCATCACATTTGAAGTGAACCACTAGGGAACCACTCCGACTGTCGCAAGACTGTTtctaaattgggcttccctgatggctcagtaaataaagaatctgcctgcagtgcgggagatccaggtccaatccctgggtcaggaagatccactggagaaggaaatggcaacccactccagtattcttgccaggaaaattccacgggcagagttTTAGTCATAGAGAATTCACAGTTGGGCTGCTCAGGGGCTGCTCACCTCCTCTTATGGGAGAATCTTGAATCCTGTATCCTAGGGCCAGGTTCTGCCTCCACATTTTATTAGCTCATGGCCTTATTAAGCAAGTTATGTCCTCCCTAAAGTTTGATTTCTTTATAAAATGGAGCCACCATTAGTTCTTACCTTAAAGATATGgtgatgattaaataaaattatgtaaaagtATACCACGTAGTGTTTGGTACATAGTAAAACGTTAAACAGATCTTAGTTATCAATTAGTAGTATCCTCATTCCTGGTTTTATATAGCTTAACATGGTCCTGTAGGGCAGGCAAAACTTTACTTCTACTCATCTTTGGTGTTCAGTTGAGTTTAAGAAAAAGATTTAtccaaaaaaaggcaaataatttgttcttccctggtggctcagatggtaaagaatacgtctgcaatgcgggagagctgagttcaatccctgggttgggaagatcccctggaggagggcatggcaacccactccagtattcttgcctggagaatccccaaggacagacaAGCATGCAGCATACATCACTTGGGAAGAAAGCAACTCAAGGTGGTAGCTTAGAAATTCAGTTTGTGTAACATCCTCAAGAAAGAGTAATAAATTTACAGAGAAATGACAGGAAAAATGAAGCAGTTTTACACTTCAAAGAGTCATATCCTGGGAGCGTAAATATGTGGGAGGAAACAAATGGAGTGAGGTTTGTTGGCAGATTCCTCTGGTGCCGTCTCTGGCCTGATAAGCATCTCTTGCCAGTGAAAGGAAAATTTATATCCTGCCTTTAGTCAGAAAGGTGGTAGCTTTTTCTGGGTTTGCTGTTTGCTTggttgccttcagctcaaaatttTTATGTCAAAGTGGCGTGTCTGGGGGTGACATGTTCTGGTTTCCTTCAGTACCCATCATCAGTAAGTCCCACTTCAAATTATGTttacaattttgttttttgtaaagaTCCTGACTAGTAGTAATATGTCTCACTTGTGCTTTCCTGTGGCCTGGTGATCTCGTGGAAGAAGGATGTTAAATAAATTGACTTTGATGCTGTTGTCTAATCTCCTGAGTTGATTTTGGCTTTGActcctggttttttgttttttcccagctCACTGGCTAGGGAGTCACTtagttgcagtgacttctctctttACAGcatctttattctcttcttttattctctctctgcTTTATCCCAATGAATGCCCCTATCACTTCATACATAGAGTATCTCAGTAGTCACCTGTCAGAATCCTGctcccttttaaaattatttctgaatataCCTGACCACTCTGACTTCTTGTTCTTTATTCATATCTCACTTTCATGATTAATACCTTAAGACAGCACCCCCCTgtcctttggggtttttttgctcTTGATTTATCTGGTTTTCCAGCTCCTTCTTCTGTTGTTTGTTCTAATCTTGTTTTACCTCTCTGGTTTACAAGACCTGTTTAAATCAGATTAATCTCATAGTCCCAGAAGCATTCATGTGCTTTTGGCATCTTCATCCTTTGCTTTGCTCAGTGCTCAATTTCCATTCCTGAAATtgacttctttctcctctcttcttacTCTTATTTCTCCTCTGAAACCTTCTGTGTCTGTTCTGGTCTTCTTCATGGTTGTTTGTAAACTCTAATAACATTTAGTCCATACAACACAGTTTTCCTTGTTTGACATATGTGTCTCTTGCCTCTCTATTATAATCCTGATGGCAAGGACCCAGTGATATTAAATCCCATGTGGTATTATGTCTGGCAGAGGACAGCATACTTTAAATGATACTTTAAATCTGTCTAGTTCTTAATAATTTACAAATCATTTTCACAAAATTGTAATTTTTGAATCTTTGCACAACACTGTAGAAGGTGGCCAGTCAATGTTGTTTAATGGTGTGACACCCTAACAATAGCCAAACCTGACAAACATCagcaatttttacttttaaactttCTTGCTTTGTTTCTCATTGTTCCTTTTGACCTATGTCTTTATGGCAGTATATAAACTGATTTTAaatatcaaatgtattttttcctcaaCGTTGACTGAGTTTCAAAAATGGATTTCTGTTTTACTATTAGGTATGTTACCCTGCGACACATTTGCTTCTGCAGCTGTTGTTCCTCAGGGGTGGTCTGCGGAAGCCCCAAACCCTGCACACTTGGAATCCTTCATTTCCCCCGAGGCCGTTTCACAGCCTCTGCAGCCCACAGCAGGTACATTATTAGACTCCTTTGCACTTAATAGTTACAGTATCAGTAATCATCATATAGTTTTTAGCCTTCTGCTTGCAGTATTGATAAAATTTTCACAACTGTCACagatgtttttaaacttttgaactttttgaacttttaaatgcttttaaagtaCTGATTTCACAGCTGGAGGAATTAAGTTGTAGTTGAAATACAATTAGGGTTAGAGGACAAAGACAGTCTGTAATTCAGTGCCAATTTAGAGCTCTGAGGTAGGGGGTTTCTTGATGTCCACATGTTCCCTTTCTGCCACTAATTGTGTACCTGTGTTGGTGTGTGTTTtttgggttttgggtttttttgacctgtgtttttttttctctcctttgcctttcctccTCCACTATATGTTCTGccaatatttttcattcttctcaatATTGAAACTGTTGAAGAGTAGCAACAAATGCATTAACTTGACAACTTTTTAGTTATGTTTAGGACGTTGTGGTCAAAAAAGCCAGATCTCTCATGCTCTAAAAAAGTAAGTTTTGAGTTAAGAGCTATGAGCAGGCAATGATGGATCCTAAGTGTCCAACTAAGTGTCCAACTTGCTTCCATTAGAGCCAGCTGAGAAAATAGAAATGACATCAGGAGAAGAGAGAGTGCCAGCAGAAGCATTGGAGATGATGATGAAACTGCAGGCTACTGACATGGTGCCATCTCGAGAAGCAGAGGTGGTCCTGGCTAAAGATGTGGTGCCAGCCACAGAGACAGAGGTGGCGTTGGCTAAAGACATGGAATTACCTACCAAACCAGATGAGGCACTGCTCAAGGACGTGGAATCATCCATCGAATCAGATATGGCCTTAGTCAAGGATGTGGTACTACCCGTACAAACAGAGGAAACTGCACTTAAGGATGTTGTATTGCCCACAGAAGCAGATGTGTCTTTGGACGAGGACATGTTACTGTCCACAGAAACAGAGGTATCCGCAGCCCAGGACGTGCCACTGTTCAAAGAAACAGAGAGCACACCACCTATTACAGTGGATTTGGCCCCAGCTGAGGGCACGGTCCCACCTACAGACCAAGAGATGGCCCCAGTCAAGGGTGTAGCATCACTCTCAGAGATAGAGGCGCCCCTGGATGAGGACATTGTGTCATCCACAGAAATACCCTCAGCCAAAGAGATAGCCCTGTCCTCAGAAACAGAGGTGGCCCTGATCAGGGAAATGAGACCACCCCCAGAAACAGAGGCAGTTCTAGACAAGGACATGGCTGCACCTCCAGAAACAGAAGTCATCATGCCAGTCAAAGACATGGCTCCACCCCCAGGAATAGAGACGACCCTGGCCAAGGACGTGGCTCCATGTCAAGAAATAGAGGTGACCCTGGGCAAGGATACAGTTTCACCTCCAGAAACAGAGATGGCCCTGGGCAGGAATGTGTCTCTGCCCCCAGAAACAGAGGTAACCCTGGCAAAGGATGTTGCTCAGCCCCCTGAAACGGAGATGAACCTGGCCAACAATGCGGCTCTGGCCAGATTCTCAGAAGCAGAGGTGGTACCAGTTCCTGTTAAGGACGAGGAAACTGCACGGACCCAGGAAGCAACAAGTGAGGATTCCCAGTTAAAATCTCTCCAGGATGAGGGGCAGTCAGCTGTACCTCCTCTCATGGCTTCACCAGGTATGGGCTTATGTTAATTGCAACATTTCTGTCCGTGTAGTCTCCAGAAGGGTAACGGACAAGCGTCATGCTAGGTAAAATGAAGACAGCCCCACTGTACTTTGCAAGTCTACACACATTCCTGCTCCCCTAGACAGTTTTTTCTCACCTTCACCCTCCTCCAGctgccagccccttctccatCCTTGTTCTCGCTCATCTTCCTGTTTTCCTTGTAGATAATTGAAGATTGAAGTAATTAAAGAGAACTTTCACAAAATTCCACTTGCTCATGTATCTTACTACCTGTTTCTTTATCTTAGACTCTGCCTTCCCTCTTGTTGCCATCAGCAAATGGTCGTTGCTCCTAGTCATCAGGGCCAGCACCTTTGTCTTAAACTAAACCCCACCTTGTCTCCTTATGCACATTGCTCTGGccattctctctcttcctgcctctcACCAATTTCCGCCActccccccgcccaccccacTTTATATTGAATCTTTCCCACCAACATAAAAACAGTTGTTATTTTTCCCTTGTgtaaaaaaccaacaacaaaaaaaaccaaccatCCCACTCCCCCTCGCCCTCCCCCTTCAAACTAccactccagttctcttctgCCCTCATAGGAGCATCCCTCATTCCTGAAAAACTGTTCCCATTTCCAGTTTCTGCCAGGTGGAGAGGTAGCTGAATCAGTGCTTTTCTGAAatctttgtggttttgactttTACCTTTAGAAGCAGTCATGGCCATGGGCCAAAAGCACAGCTTGCCAACAGATGAGGATTCTGTGTTAGAAGAACTAGAGCAAAAGAAACCATCCAGTCAAACTTCTGAGCTTCCTTCAGAGACTTCAGGTAAGTCAGGAAACAAAGTGGCCTCTTTGAAACCACTTAAACTGGGAAAGATGGGAAGGTGTTAGAAGACATTGTTCCTGGTTATAAGGTGGTAGTCATCAGAACCACTTACGAAGCCATCTCTCTTTCTTAACCAGATTTTGTGTTGATTAGGCAGAGTCATCTTGttagatattttaaagttatcaTTGCATCAACCTAAGACAGCCATTTCTGTTCTATCCTGTGTCGCCTTAGGCAGGTTATTTAGTTTCCTTATATCCAGTTAACTCAGTTCTAAGACGAATGAATTGGTCACATGTTCTGTTACTCCTTGTTAGTTACAGTTCGCTCCGTGGCTCAACAGCTTCAGCCATTACCTaggagcttattagaaatgcaggaTTGTCGGCTCCTCCTCAGGCCTTCAGTCATAACATGCATTTTAACAAGTTTCCAGATAATTCTTAAATACATTAAAGGAGCCTAAAATACTTGCTAATTTGAAAGTTGGATTATTCAGTGAGCTTCACACGGTTTTGATGCTAAGCCAGAAGCATGTACACGTGATTATCAACTTTATCAACTTAGTGATTCTTTGTCTActattctgtgactgtggttAGAACATGCACTTGGGGGCAGGGTCCAAGACTTAGTTCACTTGGAATCTCTACTGCTTTGAACACTGTCTAGCACCAAGTAAATAAGtatatgacttttaaaatgttgttttagtGATTCAGCATATCATTAAAGATTTTGCAAGTCCTTGTGTACATGTCATGCTAAGACATAAGTTCCCAGGCATGAACTCTGAAATCAAAGATTTATATAACAATTGAATTAAATAGTATAAGAGATAGCACCAAATAGCTGCTGATTAATACCCAAGTTAAATGTTATAAATGCTGTGAGTTGCTAAAGCCTAGCAATTTTCAAGAAAAACAATAATTGGCCTGAGCTATATTTAGTAAATGTTAGGATTTGGAGGACATTGGAGGGATAAAGACAAGAACAAAAGTCACTATTTAAGTATTTTCGTATTCTTTGAAGTCATTCATTGCATCAGACTTGGCAAGAGCGGTCCTAGTCTGCTCTCACGGAGTCTCTTTCCAGGATCTTGGATCCATACTGCATTCATTGACTAAGAGGCCAGAGGTGGTACTAACTGACTTCCTGAAACTTTGCCAAGGATGCTCACCTTAATGGTTCTAATTCATCACCCTATTTTCCTTATGTATATATCTCTGTCTTTTGGGAAGTACCTTTAGCAACAGAACATTGAAATTTAACACATTTGTCCTTCAAAGTAGGAGGCTATGGTTCTGAAATAGTGTGGCTATTTCTCTGGCCAAAATACTAGTtcagtatcttttctttttcttctttttttcctttttttttttttttttcttaaagtagtATAGTTCTGTTCTTCTGGTCTGTTTCCCAAGTAATTGGTATAATATTGATAAGTAGTGTAATTTTGGTGACAGGCTATTAGAATTGTAAAATCATATGTATTTCATTCAGTCAATTAATGGGACCGAAAGAGGAGCTTACCATTGTTATTATCTTGTGAATTATGCAcctgttaaaaataattacacaTAAGCATCAGTTGAGATTTATAGGTATTTAGGTGCATATTATACAGTTCAGAAGATCTCTGAATTTCTTTTCTCAAGTTtcaattattttgtaaatctgttttggaggaaaaaaaatctttacctgaGATGATGATATTGGATCTTTGTTAGATATTTGTTAATTCCAGTTAAGAGTGAGAAATGTTTTGGAAAAAACTGTTTTCCTAAATGAATCAGTTTGTGGGTTGGTGAAAATGTCACTGTTTAAATGTCagtaaatggatttttaaaaaaagaaacaataaccaGGGATTTTCTGTTTGGAATTTTAGCCAGCTTCATGTATTGCAGGTACCCCTCCCACACAAGCCAAACCAGCGTGCAGACCCAGTGACCGCAGGTCCACCCGGCCCACCCGGCCCAGGCCTGCCAGGGTCCCTCCTGAGCTGCTGGGGGGCTCTTCTCCACGGAAGACTCTTGATCCTGGGCTGGGCCCCTGCCCTTTGTCAGAGCTGGGTTGGGTTTCTGGTTCGTCTTCCTGTGGTGAGCCTGGGAACCAGAGGAAAACTATTCATGGTGACTTCCTTGAACCCCAGAGAGATCttggcagggaggcctgggataTAGAAAGCTCACCAAtgatgatgaagaaaaaaaagaagaaaccaaagCAGAAGAGGTATTCTCAACCCCGGGCTGGGGGCCCTTGGGATGATGACAATGGAGACGAGCCTAAAGGTTATTCCTTTGCCACTGACTCACAAAAGTCAGTTGTGCCCCCCAGCCAGCCCACCACTGGGGGCACAGAACATGGACTAGCCTCCAGAGAAGACTCGAAACGGGGATGTGAAACTGATTCCAGAGAAGCCAAACTGGTAGCTGAGAGCTTTGTCTCAGACAGTCTAAGTATTCCTTCACGTCCTTTGGAAGAAATCCCGAAAACTACGGTAAATTCTCAGCCCAAACAGAGAGTTGAGGCACAGGTGAACGGTAACAAGTCCGCACCACAGGGTCAGGACAAGAAATTGCTGCAAGATGAGTGCAAACTGCAGCCTGCACCCCACCTCCAGACTCCTGTGGATGAAAGCCAGACAGTCAGCTCCCTCAGTCAGAAAGGACTCCTGACAGAAGTTTCTTCATACAAAGTAGAAATTCCTTTGGAGGTCAGACCCAAAGAGGGTTGCTCTCCCATCATGAACCAAGAGGCTGTGGATGGAGTTtcaaaacccagtgcagccaaagaactGCCTACTTCCATATCCACTTTGACGGCAGGTGATCCATTAGGAAGCAGTCTAAAAGAAGGGaatgatgaaagtaaaatgacTGAATTGCAGAATGACAAACAGAAAGAGTTTTCTGAAGGAGCTGAAGAGGTTAAAGAACTAAAAAAGGAAAGTGTTCCCAAGCAAAGACATGAGAACAGCATCTCTGCTTCTGAGCAGCTGCAGGACACAGTGTTAGCTCAGGCCCCTGGACTAGGGAATGAACCGTTTAAGAGAATGGCAGGTGATGGCAAAAGCAGGAAGGGAAGGACAAGTTCTGGGAAGGTGAGAGCAAGTTCTGGGAAGGTGAGAGCAAAGTCTGAGCCACCGTTCCTTGCAGACAGCCAGGACAGCAGAGCTGTCTTTGTGCCAAGTGGGAGGATGGCTACTGGGGATAAAAGCGAGGAGCTGGGGCTGGATTTTTCAAAGCAGCCAGGGACTGTGACTCAGCTCACTGAAGCAATGGTGATGGGGGAACCTAAGGAGATGACAAACCCTAGGGTGGCAGGCACCTTGCAGGCATTAATTCCTTTGGGAAGCGGGTCAGGCATGATTCAGGCTTCCAATGCTAGAGCAGAAAGAGACGCTGTAGCCACAGACATGGCAGTCGGCAGCCAGAGCAAGGAGGAAAAGTGTCCTTGGATGGGTCATGAGGCAGTTCCTTGGATTTTTGAAAAGCCTAAAAAAAGAGGCAGTGAAGGCAAAaccaaaaagtataaaaataattattccacACAGCCTGCTAgaatggagaggaaggaagaaatccTTAACCCACCTTTTGTAAGGAAGGTTGGGGTTACTGATAGTACTCCCCatcaaaacaaggaaaaagaacCTACTGTCCCTTTGTTGTCACGTACATCAGATACACCCACAGTGGAAGTAGTTGACCAAAAGGGTAGAAATGTTGAGGTTAATTCTTTTGAACTTGGGGCTCTTGGCGGAAATAAAACAAGCACAGGCAAGGATTCTCCTATTACTGGACTGGCAACCAAGATGACAGACGTGAGTTGCCAAGACCAAGTCCAGGGGGCAGGATTCgttccctcagtcctgtctgaggaGAATGAGACAGATGTGGCCAAGGGGCACACTGCACTGGCTGACGAACCTAACAAAAGGAGCAATGATGGAAAAAGCACAAAGACTAAAAATAGTTTCCCTGAGAAGCACACTCTGGAGAATAAGATAGATGCAACAAAAATACATGTTCCCATGGAAACCATAGGGGACCAC
This genomic stretch from Muntiacus reevesi chromosome 4, mMunRee1.1, whole genome shotgun sequence harbors:
- the MAP4 gene encoding microtubule-associated protein 4 isoform X4 — translated: MADLSLADALTEPSPEIEEEIKRDFIATLEAEAFDDVVGETVGKTDYIPLLDVDEKTGNSESKKKPCSDTSQVEGTPSSQATVLANGDHGIERNDVTGFPTEFLDEKVAYQGFQNSQNWPENTNFCFEPEHVVNPIQTDPFKMHHDDGLEDLLFLPSGTTNTSAFVEQNDSLKDSYGMLPCDTFASAAVVPQGWSAEAPNPAHLESFISPEAVSQPLQPTAEPAEKIEMTSGEERVPAEALEMMMKLQATDMVPSREAEVVLAKDVVPATETEVALAKDMELPTKPDEALLKDVESSIESDMALVKDVVLPVQTEETALKDVVLPTEADVSLDEDMLLSTETEVSAAQDVPLFKETESTPPITVDLAPAEGTVPPTDQEMAPVKGVASLSEIEAPLDEDIVSSTEIPSAKEIALSSETEVALIREMRPPPETEAVLDKDMAAPPETEVIMPVKDMAPPPGIETTLAKDVAPCQEIEVTLGKDTVSPPETEMALGRNVSLPPETEVTLAKDVAQPPETEMNLANNAALARFSEAEVVPVPVKDEETARTQEATSEDSQLKSLQDEGQSAVPPLMASPEAVMAMGQKHSLPTDEDSVLEELEQKKPSSQTSELPSETSGTPPTQAKPACRPSDRRSTRPTRPRPARVPPELLGGSSPRKTLDPGLGPCPLSELGWVSGSSSCGEPGNQRKTIHGDFLEPQRDLGREAWDIESSPMMMKKKKKKPKQKRYSQPRAGGPWDDDNGDEPKGYSFATDSQKSVVPPSQPTTGGTEHGLASREDSKRGCETDSREAKLVAESFVSDSLSIPSRPLEEIPKTTVNSQPKQRVEAQVNGNKSAPQGQDKKLLQDECKLQPAPHLQTPVDESQTVSSLSQKGLLTEVSSYKVEIPLEVRPKEGCSPIMNQEAVDGVSKPSAAKELPTSISTLTAGDPLGSSLKEGNDESKMTELQNDKQKEFSEGAEEVKELKKESVPKQRHENSISASEQLQDTVLAQAPGLGNEPFKRMAGDGKSRKGRTSSGKVRASSGKVRAKSEPPFLADSQDSRAVFVPSGRMATGDKSEELGLDFSKQPGTVTQLTEAMVMGEPKEMTNPRVAGTLQALIPLGSGSGMIQASNARAERDAVATDMAVGSQSKEEKCPWMGHEAVPWIFEKPKKRGSEGKTKKYKNNYSTQPARMERKEEILNPPFVRKVGVTDSTPHQNKEKEPTVPLLSRTSDTPTVEVVDQKGRNVEVNSFELGALGGNKTSTGKDSPITGLATKMTDVSCQDQVQGAGFVPSVLSEENETDVAKGHTALADEPNKRSNDGKSTKTKNSFPEKHTLENKIDATKIHVPMETIGDHRIEGMGYVDENSNITFTCPRTPPGLMNKSVPLEAQESAACTKPPTSTSQVVKKGDSFPGTLTESKQETGPAQIPRLLDVDSYSKDGVPKEERPKGPSAFMPSMSIGGVAVETLNNHSNCLQNKGELAGAMKNEAGRDGGHMIEDSESTPSGASKHSVEKTADPAGGHLLSGVPINEPSLAGEVRHLEACADRSNFPTCPVNRESEQGSAPVSIPCLLGDKAQKPSSYEDQSTEGRDSKGPGNLNKEVDMTLSPPESEKDKKDKLEEISLDSDIREMAYVSLAPPELQSDVLDGKIEVTSSAMIDELVITASEAPQLPESKGKILEAAKKMTEKSESKALGEGKKEDKSRAAEPMKGYMRPTKSRGLTPLLPKSTIQERERSKQLKSSGIAKPEEGQPAGSVSGNDITAPPNKELPPSPEKKTKPLATTQPAKTSTSKAKTQPTSLPKQTAPTTFGGSNKKPMSLASGSVPAAPPKRPAAATARPSTLPSKDAKPKPVAEAKIPEKRVSPSKPVSAPAVKPGSKSTQAVPKAPAVATLASPGSSSRNLSTPLPKRPAAVKTEGKPAEIKKMATKSAPADLSRPKSTTTSSVKKSTAVPGTAPPAGAPSRVKPTATPPRPSGTPPADKKPTAAKPSSSAPRLGRVATNASAPDLKNVRSKVGSTENIKHQPGGGRAKVEKKTEAAAPARKPEPNAVTKAAGPIGNAQKPPTGKVQIQNKKVDISKVSSKCGSKANIKHKPGGGDVKIESQKLNFKEKAQAKVGSLDNVGHLPAGGAVKTEGGGSEAPPCPGPPAGEELAVPEAAPEAGAPTSASGLSGHTTLAGGGDQREAQTLDSQIQETSI
- the MAP4 gene encoding microtubule-associated protein 4 isoform X5, translating into MADLSLADALTEPSPEIEEEIKRDFIATLEAEAFDDVVGETVGKTDYIPLLDVDEKTGNSESKKKPCSDTSQVEGTPSSQATVLANGDHGIERNDVTGFPTEFLDEKVAYQGFQNSQNWPENTNFCFEPEHVVNPIQTDPFKMHHDDGLEDLLFLPSGTTNTSAFVEQNDSLKDSYGMLPCDTFASAAVVPQGWSAEAPNPAHLESFISPEAVSQPLQPTAEPAEKIEMTSGEERVPAEALEMMMKLQATDMVPSREAEVVLAKDVVPATETEVALAKDMELPTKPDEALLKDVESSIESDMALVKDVVLPVQTEETALKDVVLPTEADVSLDEDMLLSTETEVSAAQDVPLFKETESTPPITVDLAPAEGTVPPTDQEMAPVKGVASLSEIEAPLDEDIVSSTEIPSAKEIALSSETEVALIREMRPPPETEAVLDKDMAAPPETEVIMPVKDMAPPPGIETTLAKDVAPCQEIEVTLGKDTVSPPETEMALGRNVSLPPETEVTLAKDVAQPPETEMNLANNAALARFSEAEVVPVPVKDEETARTQEATSEDSQLKSLQDEGQSAVPPLMASPEAVMAMGQKHSLPTDEDSVLEELEQKKPSSQTSELPSETSGTPPTQAKPACRPSDRRSTRPTRPRPARVPPELLGGSSPRKTLDPGLGPCPLSELGWVSGSSSCGEPGNQRKTIHGDFLEPQRDLGREAWDIESSPMMMKKKKKKPKQKRYSQPRAGGPWDDDNGDEPKGYSFATDSQKSVVPPSQPTTGGTEHGLASREDSKRGCETDSREAKLVAESFVSDSLSIPSRPLEEIPKTTVNSQPKQRVEAQVNGNKSAPQGQDKKLLQDECKLQPAPHLQTPVDESQTVSSLSQKGLLTEVSSYKVEIPLEVRPKEGCSPIMNQEAVDGVSKPSAAKELPTSISTLTAGDPLGSSLKEGNDESKMTELQNDKQKEFSEGAEEVKELKKESVPKQRHENSISASEQLQDTVLAQAPGLGNEPFKRMAGDGKSRKGRTSSGKVRASSGKVRAKSEPPFLADSQDSRAVFVPSGRMATGDKSEELGLDFSKQPGTVTQLTEAMVMGEPKEMTNPRVAGTLQALIPLGSGSGMIQASNARAERDAVATDMAVGSQSKEEKCPWMGHEAVPWIFEKPKKRGSEGKTKKYKNNYSTQPARMERKEEILNPPFVRKVGVTDSTPHQNKEKEPTVPLLSRTSDTPTVEVVDQKGRNVEVNSFELGALGGNKTSTGKDSPITGLATKMTDVSCQDQVQGAGFVPSVLSEENETDVAKGHTALADEPNKRSNDGKSTKTKNSFPEKHTLENKIDATKIHVPMETIGDHRIEGMGYVDENSNITFTCPRTPPGLMNKSVPLEAQESAACTKPPTSTSQVVKKGDSFPGTLTESKQETGPAQIPRLLDVDSYSKDGVPKEERPKGPSAFMPSMSIGGVAVETLNNHSNCLQNKGELAGAMKNEAGRDGGHMIEDSESTPSGASKHSVEKTADPAGGHLLSGVPINEPSLAGEVRHLEACADRSNFPTCPVNRESEQGSAPVSIPCLLGDKAQKPSSYEDQSTEGRDSKGPGNLNKEVDMTLSPPESEKDKKDKLEEISLDSDIREMAYVSLAPPELQSDVLDGKIEVTSSAMIDELVITASEAPQLPESKGKILEAAKKMTEKSESKALGEGKKEDKSRAAEPMKGYMRPTKSRGLTPLLPKSTIQERERSKQLKSSGIAKPEEGQPAGSVSGNDITAPPNKELPPSPEKKTKPLATTQPAKTSTSKAKTQPTSLPKQTAPTTFGGSNKKPMSLASGSVPAAPPKRPAAATARPSTLPSKDAKPKPVAEAKIPEKRVSPSKPVSAPAVKPGSKSTQAVPKAPAVATLASPGSSSRNLSTPLPKRPAAVKTEGKPAEIKKMATKSAPADLSRPKSTTTSSVKKSTAVPGTAPPAGAPSRVKPTATPPRPSGTPPADKKPTAAKPSSSAPRLGRVATNASAPDLKNVRSKVGSTENIKHQPGGGRVQIVSKKVSYSHIQSKCGSKDNIKHVPGGGNVQIQNKKVDISKVSSKCGSKANIKHKPGGGDVKIESQKLNFKEKAQAKVGSLDNVGHLPAGGAVKTEGGGSEAPPCPGPPAGEELAVPEAAPEAGAPTSASGLSGHTTLAGGGDQREAQTLDSQIQETSI